From a region of the Panicum virgatum strain AP13 chromosome 2K, P.virgatum_v5, whole genome shotgun sequence genome:
- the LOC120696118 gene encoding uncharacterized protein LOC120696118 encodes MQMDRQWMYNADRRSKEFIDGLHYFLSVAEANKQNGFMCCPCVHCNNNKDYSSSRILHSHIFANGFMKKYVCWTKHGEQGVTMEDNEEEDFDDHFPGNAGIGAFDDDIPMEEPEVDVAENDPSDDLGQALHNVQADCESETERLKFQKLLEDHHKLLYPDCQNGFKKLGTTLELLQWKATNGVSDKGFGELLKLVKKMLPKDNELPATTYEAKQLVCPLGLEVQKIHACPNDCILYRGEYENLDACPVCSALRYKIRKDDPGDVEGEPPRKRVPAKVMWYLPIIPRLKRLFRNKDNAKLMRWHKEERKKDSMLRHPADGSQWRKIDRTYPKFDLDARNIRFGLSTDGMNPFGEMSSGHSTWPVTLCLYNLPPWLCMKRKFIMMPVLIPGPKQPGNDIDVYLRPLVEELLLLWGDEGVRMWDEYKQENFNLRALLFVTINDWPALSNLSGHSNKGYKACTHCLDDTDNIWLTHCKKVVYMGHRRFLPIRHAVRKKGKHFKGQADHRTKPMHRSGKDVFNMVKDLEVVFGKGSGSQPVPNENGMAPMWKKKSIFWELPYWEVLDRDNGRQYLSPASYTLSKEEKETMFDCLSSIKVPSGYSSNIKGILNLAEKKFTNLKSHDCHVLMTELLPVVLRGILPDNVRARPEGSIASAYGTEEVIDFCVDFIDDLKLIGVPESRYEGRLSGKGTLGKKSYVCTDDFSFKKAHYTVLQQSSLVDPYIEEHKKILLSNFPEKSEAWITREHMNTFCSWLRKHLMHNMDISEQLFLLARGPSWNILTYQGYEINGNTFYTIAQDKKSTNQNSGVRMDATDNNGKKDTYYGYIEEIWELDYGPNFKVPLFRCQWVKLSGGGVTKDEYGMTIVDLNNLGYRDEPFVLAQDVAQVFYIKDMSSKPKKGINKQKDEPKRHIVLSGKRNIVGVEDKTDFSEEYNNFVAIPPFEVNADPCILLANDDAPYLRRDHNQGTFVK; translated from the exons atgcagatggaccggcaatggatgtacaatgctgaccgacgttcgaaagaattcattgatggcctgcattattttttgtctgtggctgaggcaaacaagcagaatggttttatgtgctgcccgtgtgttcattgcaacaataacaaggattactcatcttcaagaatcctacacagccacattttcgcaaatggtttcatgaaaaagtatgtttgttggacgaagcacggagaacagggggttaccatggaagacaatgaagaagaagattttgacgaccactttcccgggaatgctggaatcggtgcattcgatgacgatattcccatggaagagcccgaagtagatgtagcagaaaatgatcccagcgacgatctggggcaagcattgcacaatgtgcaggcagactgtgagagtgaaacggagaggttgaagttccagaagttgttagaggaccaccataagttgttgtacccagattgtcaaaatggatttaagaaacttggcaccaccttggagttgctgcaatggaaggcgacaaatggtgtatccgacaagggatttggtgaattactcaaacttgttaaaaaaatgcttcctaaggacaatgaattgcctgccacaacgtatgaagccaaacaacttgtttgccctttgggactggaagtgcaaaagatacatgcatgccccaacgactgcatcctctaccgaggcgagtacgagaatttggatgcatgtcccgtatgcagtgcattgcgttacaagattagaaaagatgatcctggagatgtcgagggagagcctccccggaagagagttcctgcgaaggtcatgtggtatttgcctataataccacgtttgaagcgtctgtttagaaataaagataatgctaagttgatgcgatggcacaaagaggaacgcaagaaagactcgatgttgagacaccccgctgatgggtcgcagtggagaaaaatagatagaacgtaccctaaatttgatttggatgcgagaaacataaggttcggtttgagtacggatggcatgaatccttttggtgagatgagcagtggtcatagcacttggcctgtgactctttgtctgtacaatcttccaccatggctctgcatgaaacgaaagttcatcatgatgccagtgcttatcccgggtccaaagcagcccggaaatgacattgatgtgtacctaagaccattggtcgaagaactcttattgctctggggcgatgaaggtgtacggatgtgggatgaatacaaacaggaaaacttcaacctacgagcattgctgttcgtaacgatcaatgactggcctgctcttagtaacttgtcaggacattcgaacaagggatacaaagcatgcacacactgtttagatgataccgataatatatggttgactcactgtaagaaggttgtatacatgggtcatcgtcggtttcttcccatcaggcatgcggtacgaaagaagggcaagcatttcaaaggccaagcggaccaccgaacaaaaccgatgcaccgtagtggtaaagacgtcttcaacatggtaaaagatctagaagttgtttttggaaagggatctggtagccaacctgttccgaacgaaaatggaatggcgcccatgtggaagaagaaatctatattttgggagctaccatattgggaagtcttagat cgagataatggacgacaatacttaagtcctgccagctatactcttagcaaggaagagaaagaaaccatgtttgactgcttgagcagtataaaggttccatctggatactcatccaatataaaaggaatcttaaatttggcagagaagaaatttacaaatctcaagtcccatgactgccatgtgcttatgaccgaacttcttccggttgtgctgcgggggattctgcctgataacgtccg agctcgtccagaaggaagcatcgccagtgcctacggaactgaggaggtcattgacttttgtgttgactttattgatgaccttaaactgattggagtccctgaatcgcgatatgaggggagactatctggaaagggtacattaggaaagaaatcttatgtctgcacagatgatttctcattcaagaaagcgcattatacggttcttcaacaatcatccttggttgacccatatatcgaggaacacaagaaaattctgctctccaatttcccggaaaagtctgaggcatggattacacgtgagcacatgaacactttctgtagctggttgcggaagcatctaatgcataacatggatataagtgaacaactgttcttattggctaggggaccatcttggaatatcttaacataccaagggtacgagataaatggaaacacattttatacgatagcccaagataaaaagagtaccaaccaaaacagcggtgttcgtatggatgccacggacaataatggaaaaaaagacacatattacggctacattgaagagatatgggagctggattacggtcccaatttcaaggtgcctctatttcgttgccaatgggttaagctatctggaggaggggtaacaaaagatgagtatgggatgacaatagttgatctcaacaatcttgggtatagagacgagccatttgtcctagcccaggatgtcgctcaggttttctacattaaggacatgtccagcaagccaaagaaggggatcaacaagcaaaaggatgagcctaagcgacacatagttctatcaggaaagagaaacatcgttggagtggaggacaagacagacttttcagaagaatataataattttgttgccattccacctttcgaagtaaatgctgatccatgcatcctgctagccaatgatgatgctccatacttgcgccgtgatcataatcaagggacatttgtgaag